Proteins co-encoded in one Paracrocinitomix mangrovi genomic window:
- a CDS encoding phosphatidylserine decarboxylase family protein, with protein MKIHKEGFGVIAVSFLIFGGIYAVNHIFLLELLPWLYWILTAGCVVMMYLIIQFFRVPKRIPNADENTILCPADGKVVVIEEVEETEYFKDRRIQISIFMSPMNVHAQWNPISGETMYYKYHEGSYLVAWHPKSSTENERTTVVTKHANGKEILFRQIAGAVARRIKCYAKEGEIVKQGEEFGFIRFGSRVDVFLPLDAKVNVKIDEIVKGKITQLAYFK; from the coding sequence ATGAAAATTCACAAAGAAGGATTTGGCGTAATTGCCGTTAGTTTTTTGATTTTTGGAGGAATCTACGCAGTTAATCATATCTTCCTTTTGGAATTGCTGCCTTGGTTATATTGGATTCTGACCGCTGGATGTGTAGTGATGATGTATCTTATTATTCAGTTTTTTAGGGTTCCAAAAAGAATTCCTAATGCAGATGAAAATACAATCTTATGCCCTGCTGATGGTAAAGTAGTTGTAATAGAAGAAGTTGAAGAAACTGAATACTTTAAAGACAGAAGAATTCAAATTTCCATCTTTATGTCTCCTATGAATGTACATGCTCAATGGAATCCAATTTCAGGAGAAACCATGTACTACAAATATCATGAAGGCTCTTATTTAGTTGCATGGCATCCAAAATCATCTACTGAAAACGAAAGAACTACTGTAGTTACTAAACATGCAAATGGCAAAGAAATTTTATTCAGACAAATTGCAGGAGCAGTGGCCAGAAGGATAAAATGTTACGCCAAAGAAGGAGAAATAGTAAAGCAAGGTGAAGAATTTGGCTTTATAAGATTTGGATCTAGAGTGGATGTTTTTTTGCCGTTAGATGCTAAAGTAAATGTTAAAATTGATGAAATTGTCAAAGGAAAAATTACGCAGTTGGCATATTTTAAATGA
- a CDS encoding phosphatidate cytidylyltransferase, with product MTRAVTGAIYVTVIVLAVLLGSYTLTSFFGLLIPLMLWEYGNMFSKSKYNPNTFLLVILGLGAAVLNFLLVRVGVLFYGQMFGYFTMYFLLFAPALIGISELFRNKETPFVNFAITYAGLIYVCIPLSFTLFVNVPFSESYSPYYLLSVFILIWLSDTFAYLVGRKIGKHKIIPSISPNKSWEGFIGGLVFAIIGAISLSFLIEDFHLKEGVVVAVLVVIFGFLGDIFQSQLKRSLDLKDSGNILPGHGGLLDRLDSALFALPIVFIFLSLEGLF from the coding sequence ATGACGAGAGCGGTGACGGGAGCAATCTACGTCACCGTTATTGTTTTAGCCGTTTTATTAGGAAGCTACACGCTTACCTCATTTTTTGGTTTGCTAATTCCATTAATGCTCTGGGAATATGGCAATATGTTCTCAAAGTCAAAATATAATCCAAATACTTTTTTACTTGTGATTCTGGGATTAGGAGCAGCAGTTCTTAATTTTCTTTTGGTAAGAGTGGGAGTACTCTTTTATGGTCAAATGTTTGGCTATTTTACTATGTATTTTCTACTTTTTGCACCCGCTTTAATTGGTATTTCAGAGCTATTTAGAAACAAGGAAACACCTTTTGTAAATTTTGCTATTACATATGCAGGCCTAATTTATGTTTGTATCCCATTGTCTTTTACCCTATTTGTAAATGTTCCATTTAGTGAATCTTATTCTCCTTACTATCTACTCTCAGTGTTCATTTTAATATGGCTTTCAGACACCTTCGCATATCTGGTAGGACGTAAAATCGGCAAGCACAAAATTATCCCTAGTATTTCTCCAAATAAAAGTTGGGAAGGATTTATTGGAGGATTAGTATTTGCCATAATTGGAGCCATAAGCTTGTCATTTTTAATAGAAGATTTTCATTTAAAAGAAGGTGTAGTTGTAGCAGTATTAGTTGTGATTTTTGGATTTTTAGGAGACATCTTTCAATCTCAATTAAAGAGATCACTTGATCTTAAGGATTCTGGAAATATCTTACCGGGACATGGTGGATTGTTGGACAGACTAGACAGTGCACTATTTGCTTTACCAATCGTTTTTATTTTCCTTTCTTTGGAAGGATTATTTTAG
- a CDS encoding putative signal transducing protein, with the protein MENRSLVFNTAIEHEATLLKDKLEAEGIHALILNQQDSMYKIFGLFEIYVRNEDLEKAKQIVERNTQ; encoded by the coding sequence ATGGAAAACAGATCGTTGGTTTTTAATACGGCTATTGAGCATGAGGCTACCCTTTTAAAGGACAAGCTGGAAGCAGAAGGAATTCACGCTTTAATTTTAAATCAGCAAGATTCAATGTATAAGATTTTCGGACTTTTTGAAATTTACGTTCGAAATGAAGATCTGGAAAAAGCAAAACAAATTGTCGAAAGAAACACACAATAG
- a CDS encoding putative signal transducing protein, with the protein MENRVTVYSSDSEQSAEIIKSKLISEGIDAIVLDKKDHLTEVVGNYEVLVHPEDETKAKALID; encoded by the coding sequence ATGGAGAACAGAGTAACAGTTTATAGCTCGGATAGCGAACAGTCTGCCGAGATTATTAAAAGTAAATTGATTTCTGAAGGAATTGATGCTATTGTACTTGACAAAAAAGATCACTTGACAGAAGTGGTTGGAAATTATGAAGTACTTGTTCATCCTGAAGATGAAACTAAAGCTAAAGCGTTAATCGACTAA
- the ftsH gene encoding ATP-dependent zinc metalloprotease FtsH, which produces MAEKPKNKKGFNLYWIYAILAVVLIAANLIPYKGGTIEIQQSDFEEMALKGYVDKILIIKNKEIAEVYLDQSKIDDVKALDSTKYQGLREKKGAAAKNTPDLEFQTSEMQTFEETIKDINAKASEIDPSYEFKVERDVQKDWAMDALSWLLFPLLLIVFWIIIMRRMSGGGGGSGGAGNIFSIGKSRAKVFEKGKGTNITFKDVAGLEGAKEEIEEIVDFLKNPKKYTELGAKIPKGALLVGPPGTGKTLLAKAVAGEAKVPFFSLSGSDFVEMFVGVGASRVRDLFKQAKEKAPSIIFIDEIDAIGRARGKNANMGSNDERENTLNQLLTEMDGFGTNTGVIILAATNRADVLDSALMRAGRFDRQIYVDMPDFNERKEIFQVHLRPLKLEKELDIDFLARQTPGFSGADIANICNEAALIAARKKKKFVEKQDFLDAVDRIVGGLEKKNKIISPQEKKTIAFHEAGHATTSWLLEHASPLVKVTIVPRGRSLGAAWYLPEERQITTTEQLLDEMCSALGGRAAEEIMFGKISTGALSDLEKVTKQAYAMVSIYGLSEKIGNISYYDPQGNSMFQKPYSEDRATAIDQEVSRIIEEQYERAKKILTENKDKLVKLAEELLQTEVIFKDNLVKIFGERIWDKNKEKIEEHKIHENGSDDVEVEEKPISNEDTSNDESVSSNDSSGADQENTAPDSNDSTDENENKDGEQSNSL; this is translated from the coding sequence ATGGCAGAGAAACCAAAAAACAAAAAAGGATTTAACCTGTATTGGATCTACGCGATCCTGGCTGTTGTATTAATCGCAGCTAATTTGATTCCTTATAAAGGAGGAACAATTGAAATACAACAAAGCGATTTTGAGGAAATGGCTTTAAAAGGTTATGTTGATAAAATCTTGATCATTAAGAACAAGGAAATAGCTGAAGTCTACCTTGATCAATCTAAAATTGATGATGTAAAAGCGCTTGATAGCACTAAATACCAAGGTTTACGTGAGAAAAAAGGAGCTGCTGCAAAAAACACTCCTGATTTAGAATTCCAGACTTCGGAAATGCAAACCTTTGAGGAAACAATCAAAGATATAAATGCAAAAGCCAGTGAAATTGACCCTTCTTATGAATTTAAGGTAGAACGTGACGTTCAAAAAGATTGGGCAATGGATGCATTGAGCTGGTTGCTTTTCCCATTATTATTGATCGTATTCTGGATCATTATCATGCGCCGAATGTCTGGTGGTGGTGGCGGAAGCGGTGGAGCCGGTAACATTTTTAGTATCGGTAAATCACGCGCCAAAGTTTTTGAAAAAGGAAAAGGAACCAACATTACTTTTAAAGATGTTGCGGGATTAGAAGGAGCTAAAGAAGAGATTGAAGAGATCGTTGACTTCTTAAAGAATCCAAAAAAATATACTGAGTTAGGAGCTAAAATTCCTAAAGGTGCATTACTTGTTGGCCCTCCGGGTACAGGTAAAACTTTGTTGGCAAAAGCTGTTGCAGGTGAAGCCAAAGTACCTTTCTTCTCACTTTCAGGTTCAGATTTCGTTGAAATGTTTGTGGGTGTAGGTGCTTCTAGAGTAAGAGACTTATTTAAACAAGCAAAAGAAAAAGCTCCGTCAATCATCTTTATTGATGAAATTGATGCCATTGGACGTGCCAGAGGTAAAAACGCCAACATGGGATCAAATGACGAAAGAGAAAATACATTGAACCAGCTATTAACTGAAATGGATGGTTTTGGAACCAATACAGGTGTTATCATTTTAGCGGCTACCAACCGTGCTGATGTTTTAGATTCAGCGTTAATGCGTGCTGGGCGTTTTGATAGACAGATTTACGTTGACATGCCTGATTTCAATGAGAGAAAAGAAATTTTCCAAGTGCATTTGCGACCATTGAAATTAGAGAAAGAACTTGACATTGACTTCCTGGCAAGACAAACACCTGGATTTTCAGGAGCTGATATCGCAAACATCTGTAATGAGGCTGCTTTGATTGCTGCGAGAAAGAAAAAGAAATTTGTAGAAAAACAAGATTTCTTGGATGCTGTAGATAGAATTGTTGGTGGTTTAGAGAAGAAAAACAAAATTATTTCTCCTCAAGAAAAGAAAACTATCGCTTTCCACGAAGCTGGGCATGCAACTACATCTTGGTTGTTAGAACACGCTTCTCCTTTGGTAAAAGTGACCATTGTTCCTAGAGGAAGATCATTGGGTGCAGCATGGTATTTACCTGAAGAAAGACAGATTACAACAACTGAACAGTTGTTAGATGAAATGTGTTCTGCTTTAGGTGGTAGAGCCGCTGAAGAAATCATGTTTGGGAAAATTTCTACAGGAGCATTAAGCGACTTAGAAAAAGTAACTAAGCAAGCATATGCAATGGTTTCTATTTATGGACTATCTGAAAAAATCGGTAATATTTCTTATTACGATCCTCAAGGTAATTCAATGTTCCAAAAACCATATTCTGAAGATAGAGCAACGGCTATTGATCAAGAGGTTTCAAGAATCATTGAAGAGCAATACGAAAGAGCTAAAAAGATTTTGACTGAAAATAAAGACAAGTTGGTCAAATTAGCGGAAGAATTATTGCAAACTGAGGTAATCTTTAAGGATAATCTTGTTAAAATATTTGGTGAGAGAATCTGGGATAAGAACAAAGAAAAAATTGAAGAACATAAAATCCATGAAAATGGATCTGATGATGTTGAAGTAGAAGAAAAACCTATTTCAAATGAAGACACTTCAAATGATGAAAGTGTTTCTTCAAATGATTCTTCAGGTGCAGATCAAGAAAATACTGCTCCTGATTCAAATGATTCTACTGACGAAAATGAAAATAAAGATGGAGAACAGAGTAACAGTTTATAG
- the rsfS gene encoding ribosome silencing factor: MIKSVEKKAVETKILVDTIVDAIQDIKGKDIVILDLQKLPNSVTDYFIICSGESSTQVEGISNSVLKKTSKQLKEKPWHKEGLNNSEWILLDYVNVVVHIFYKDVRSFYNLEGLWADAEITEIPNLD, encoded by the coding sequence ATGATAAAATCTGTTGAAAAAAAGGCAGTAGAGACAAAAATTCTAGTAGACACAATTGTTGACGCAATTCAGGATATTAAGGGGAAGGACATAGTAATTCTTGATCTCCAAAAACTTCCTAATTCTGTGACAGATTACTTTATCATTTGCAGTGGTGAATCAAGTACACAAGTTGAAGGTATTTCAAATTCAGTTCTTAAAAAGACAAGTAAACAGTTGAAAGAAAAGCCTTGGCACAAAGAAGGATTAAATAATTCTGAATGGATCCTTTTGGATTATGTAAATGTTGTAGTTCACATCTTTTATAAAGACGTTCGCAGCTTTTATAATTTAGAAGGTCTTTGGGCTGACGCAGAGATAACTGAGATACCAAATCTTGATTAG
- a CDS encoding biotin--[acetyl-CoA-carboxylase] ligase, whose product MVYKRLERILIHLDAVDSTNSYASKLFKTTKVASGTVVIAKNQHGGRGQRSNVWTAEAGKNLTCSIIFFPSIKIDKAFYLNIAVSLAVRKTLEDLSIQAKIKWPNDILVNDKKICGILIENQLAGQMVNTSVIGIGLNINQLDFAEGINATSIQLEKKQKVEVMDVFDHLYGYLDFYLNLLMEQNWSLLKKHYYQFLYLLDAEAKFEDANGIFNGKIVGISENGLLLIQTASEKREYDIQELKYVY is encoded by the coding sequence ATGGTCTACAAAAGATTAGAACGTATTCTAATACATCTAGACGCTGTTGATTCCACAAACAGCTATGCTTCAAAATTGTTCAAGACAACAAAAGTTGCTAGCGGAACTGTTGTCATTGCTAAAAATCAGCATGGCGGTCGTGGTCAACGTTCAAATGTATGGACGGCTGAAGCAGGAAAAAATTTGACGTGCTCAATAATTTTTTTTCCATCTATTAAAATTGATAAAGCTTTTTACTTAAATATTGCTGTTTCATTGGCTGTAAGAAAGACCTTGGAAGATTTGTCAATTCAAGCAAAAATTAAATGGCCGAACGATATTTTGGTGAATGACAAAAAGATTTGTGGAATTCTAATTGAAAATCAATTGGCCGGACAAATGGTTAATACATCCGTAATTGGAATTGGATTGAATATTAATCAACTTGATTTTGCAGAAGGAATTAATGCAACTTCAATTCAATTAGAAAAAAAACAGAAAGTTGAAGTAATGGATGTTTTTGATCATTTGTACGGGTATTTAGATTTTTATTTGAATTTGTTGATGGAACAAAACTGGAGTTTGTTGAAGAAGCATTATTACCAATTTTTGTACTTATTGGATGCCGAAGCAAAATTTGAAGATGCAAATGGTATTTTTAATGGTAAAATTGTAGGAATCAGTGAAAATGGATTGTTATTAATTCAGACGGCATCTGAAAAAAGAGAATACGATATTCAGGAATTGAAATATGTTTATTGA